A genome region from Lytechinus pictus isolate F3 Inbred chromosome 16, Lp3.0, whole genome shotgun sequence includes the following:
- the LOC129279148 gene encoding thialysine N-epsilon-acetyltransferase-like isoform X2 encodes MVRYVIRRGKIEDCSQISVLMKKLAASEDYGDRVEVSEDDLRRDGFGDYPVFESIVLEDKEANEESSILGYALYFMGFCSWKGRLLYLEDVYINSEYRGTGLGIALLHTIAKISEERGCKAIQGTVVEWNKDVMKLYKRIGATDMTEEDKYHLFAIGRNEVSRFAKARIPVLNNGSQIVTCDL; translated from the exons ATGGTACGGTATGTGATACGCCGAGGAAAGATTGAAGACTGTTCTCAGATCTCAGTACTTATGAAGAAACTCGCAGCGAGTGAAGACTATGGAGATCGGGTAGAAGTGTCTGAAGATG ATCTTCGTCGAGATGGGTTTGGTGATTACCCGGTGTTTGAGAGCATCGTCTTAGAAGACAAAGAGGCCAACGAGGAATCGTCCATCTTGGGTTATGCCCTCTATTTCATGGGTTTCTGCTCGTGGAAGGGACGTCTTCTCTATCTTGAAGATGTGTACATCAACTCAGAGTACAGAG GCACTGGACTCGGCATCGCTCTTCTACACACAATAGCCAAG ATTTCTGAGGAGAGAGGATGCAAAGCTATACAGGGTACCGTCGTTGAATGGAACAAGGATGTCATGAAGCTGTATAAACGGATAGGCGCCACGGATATGACCGAAGAGGACAAATATCACCTATTTGCCATCGGCCGAAACGAGGTTAGCCGGTTCGCCAAGGCCCGGATCCCTGTCTTAAATAACGGATCACAAATTGTGACATGTGACCTGTGA
- the LOC129279148 gene encoding thialysine N-epsilon-acetyltransferase-like isoform X1, whose translation MNCSKPNPMVRYVIRRGKIEDCSQISVLMKKLAASEDYGDRVEVSEDDLRRDGFGDYPVFESIVLEDKEANEESSILGYALYFMGFCSWKGRLLYLEDVYINSEYRGTGLGIALLHTIAKISEERGCKAIQGTVVEWNKDVMKLYKRIGATDMTEEDKYHLFAIGRNEVSRFAKARIPVLNNGSQIVTCDL comes from the exons ATG AACTGTTCAAAGCCCAATCCTATGGTACGGTATGTGATACGCCGAGGAAAGATTGAAGACTGTTCTCAGATCTCAGTACTTATGAAGAAACTCGCAGCGAGTGAAGACTATGGAGATCGGGTAGAAGTGTCTGAAGATG ATCTTCGTCGAGATGGGTTTGGTGATTACCCGGTGTTTGAGAGCATCGTCTTAGAAGACAAAGAGGCCAACGAGGAATCGTCCATCTTGGGTTATGCCCTCTATTTCATGGGTTTCTGCTCGTGGAAGGGACGTCTTCTCTATCTTGAAGATGTGTACATCAACTCAGAGTACAGAG GCACTGGACTCGGCATCGCTCTTCTACACACAATAGCCAAG ATTTCTGAGGAGAGAGGATGCAAAGCTATACAGGGTACCGTCGTTGAATGGAACAAGGATGTCATGAAGCTGTATAAACGGATAGGCGCCACGGATATGACCGAAGAGGACAAATATCACCTATTTGCCATCGGCCGAAACGAGGTTAGCCGGTTCGCCAAGGCCCGGATCCCTGTCTTAAATAACGGATCACAAATTGTGACATGTGACCTGTGA